One genomic segment of Plasmodium cynomolgi strain B DNA, chromosome 14, whole genome shotgun sequence includes these proteins:
- a CDS encoding hypothetical protein (putative): protein MSLARSTKWAVNFTKWEVSFTKWEVSFTKGKQTPFSTFRGWKKKDKYDDLENKHLYWSINNMKKEFLEGETSDNFFYSIEKDKMEEHISDIVGINSSIPNNKTINESMKKCLPREGRSKGENKQKDDVGNTTKETITEEKYNFPKNDQHKEESIFNYESLKGKGLYQDLTHDEYQRMNDLYIKKCDVDRKIRWFKMSSILNPIKEAKSIVNAQRLSEDEKGRKGKKNGQGEHSVEAEHSIEAEHSVEADESITQVGSTKRMQEFPMEEDIKPYYQEEGNFSQKIKRICEQNQYDEIVSRIRMKIRKEKMENSKIMKEKIPNVARHILDPIKYHVHRRRIRTEKLLHTHLEQLLNCNNAYFRFYLLNGLCISIHHLEMKSTRSLCKIVYTLLNKNIHHDMIKDKLEKVAFILRKLLARKLQLGYTPPLKFVPLQEEQEKKVKNLHYYKLYAKYNYPTLETSNARDRGAQLMDFYGKDLAGF from the exons ATGAGCCTGGCGCGGTCCACCAAATGGGCGGTGAACTTCACCAAATGGGAGGTAAGCTTCACCAAATGGGAGGTGAGCTTCACCAAAGGGAAGCAAACCCCATTCAGCACCTTCagaggatggaaaaaaaaagacaaatatGATGACCTTGAGAATAAACACCTTTACTGGTCCATAAACAACATGAAGAAGGAATTTCTGGAGGGAGAAACAagtgacaattttttttactccatcgagaaggacaaaatggaagaacacATTTCAGACATAGTGGGAATTAACTCATCCATCCCAAATAATAAAACCATAAATGAAAGCATGAAGAAATGTTTGccaagagaaggaagaagcaaaggagA aaataaacaGAAGGATGACGTGGGGAACACAACCAAGGAGACCATCACTGAAGAGAAATACAATTTTCCTAAAAATGACCAACATAAGGAGGAGTCCATTTTCAACTACGAAAGTCTGAAGGGGAAGGGACTATACCAAGACTTAACACATGACGAATATCAACGCATGAATGATTTGTATATTAAAAAGTGCGACGTGGACAGAAAAATCCGGTGGTTCAAAATGAGTAGCATTCTTAACCCCATTAAAGAAGCAAAGAGCATTGTAAATGCGCAACGGTTGAGTGAGGacgaaaaggggaggaaggggaagaagaatgGGCAAGGGGAGCACAGCGTAGAAGCGGAGCACAGCATAGAAGCGGAGCACAGCGTAGAAGCGGATGAGTCAATTACCCAAGTGGGGAGCACAAAACGGATGCAGGAATTCCCCATGGAAGAAGACATCAAACCGTATTACCAAGAGGAAGGAAATTTCTctcagaaaataaaaagaatatgtGAACAAAACCAGTATGATGAAATCGTGTCGAGAATTCGAATGAAAatcagaaaagaaaaaatggaaaattcaaaaataatgaaagagaaaataCCAAACGTAGCTAGGCATATCTTAGATCCAATAAAATATCATGTGCATAGAAGAAGAATACGGACAGAAAAACTTTTGCACACTCACTTGGAACAGTTACTTAATTGTAACAATGCTTATTTCCGATTTTATTTACTAAACGGATTGTGCATTTCGATTCACCATTTGGAAATGAAGTCGACGAGATCTTTATGTAAAATTGTGTACAcgttattaaataaaaatattcatcaCGACATGATAAAGGATAAGTTGGAGAAAgttgcatttattttgagGAAGTTACTAGCGAGGAAACTACAGCTGGGATATACTCCCCCTTTGAAGTTTGTTCCCTTACAAGaggaacaggaaaaaaaggtgaaaaatttgcactACTATAAACTGtatgcaaaatataactACCCCACTTTGGAGACTTCGAATGCACGCGACAGGGGGGCACAGCTGATGGATTTTTATGGCAAAGATTTGGCCGGCTTTTGA
- a CDS encoding hypothetical protein (putative), which produces MFGDDQNANNYYPTKLGIDRPAVDFNASICNFLKSDIYKRQFERKLYPNHPIFSRRVRPLFCYSNMIDRHDGVLSHLAYSCLNKSKGMIVSLKWFNDGKRLLTGTQLSELAIWNGLYFNFEDIKRIPIGGGSVSCLEWSKNDNLFAGNSLGQIVILSSALNLLDNYAFEGLSKCVLDISLSCCNTKLAGCADTCNPIIWDIKTRKIIKDLKCKNVDTNNISCLSWNPVNEIVASGNRTQTISFWDIRITKPIISLNAHKANVNKIKWNHDGTYLLSCSRDSLIKLWDIRNFKLLYSYKSDQNLGTRFGLNYEPTYVTWNPMQNHIFASSDNKGNIKFYTTNDNKCVQTISSAHGIDKPSSITLLDWNPLGHILTSFGDDKMLKFWSASNCDSIIAKEIDARPLVSITNSGSFPNSRYINDENVVDVSSDQSISDSEEEGYKFCKMNNNYYRKVARPRRGRKEKKRRMVGG; this is translated from the exons ATGTTTGGAGACGACCAGAATGCCAACAACTACTACCCAACCAAGTTGGGCATAGATAGACCCGCCGTTGATTTCAATGCATCAA TTTGTAATTTCCTCAAAAGTGACATTTACAAGAGACAGTTCGAACGCAAGTTGTACCCAAatcatcccattttttctagaAGAGTTAGGCCCCTCTTCTGCTACAGCAACATGATAGATAGGCACGATGGTGTGCTATCCCATTTGGCATACTCCTGCTTAAACAAAAGCAAAGGAATGATTGTAAGTTTGAAATGGTTTAATGATGGGAAGAGATTACTAACAGGAACACAACTGAGTGAACTAGCCATTTGGAATGGACTTTATTTCAATTTCgaagatataaaaagaataccCATAGGAGGTGGGTCGGTGTCCTGTCTAGAGTGGTCCAAAAATGATAACCTCTTTGCAGGAAATTCTTTAGGACAAATAGTTATTTTGTCATCGGCCCTAAATCTGTTGGATAATTATGCATTTGAAGGATTATCAAAATGTGTTCTAGACATTAGTCTGTCGTGTTGTAACACCAAATTGGCTGGTTGTGCAGATACATGCAATCCCATCATTTGGGACataaaaacaagaaaaattataaaagatttaaaatgcaaaaatgtagatACAAATAATATTAGCTGTTTGTCATGGAACCCGGTTAACGAAATTGTAGCTAGCGGAAATAGAACCCAAACTATTTCTTTTTGGGACATCAGAATCACGAAACCGATTATTTCTCTCAATGCACATAAGGctaatgtaaataaaataaaatggaatcaTGATGGTACTTATCTACTGAGCTGTAGTAGAGATAGCTTAATAAAACTGTGGGACATTCGAAactttaaattattatactCGTACAAGAGTGATCAGAATTTGGGCACAAGATTTGGATTAAACTATGAACCCACGTACGTAACCTGGAATCCTATGCAGAATCATATTTTCGCTAGCTCAGACAATAAAGgcaatattaaattttacaCCACCAATGACAATAAATGCGTTCAAACCATTTCTTCTGCACATGGGATTGATAAACCGTCTTCCATCACCTTGCTGGATTGGAACCCCCTTGGTCACATCCTCACCTCCTTTGGGGATGacaaaatgttaaaattcTGGTCTGCGTCCAACTGTGATTCCATTATTGCAAAAGAAATAGATGCAAGGCCGCTTGTCAGTATCACTAACAGCGGCTCCTTCCCCAACTCCAGATACATCAATGACGAAAACGTGGTGGATGTCAGCAGTGATCAATCCATTTCCGACTCGGAAGAAGAAGGTTATaagttttgcaaaatgaataacaaCTATTATAGGAAGGTTGCTCGCCCGCGGAGGGGgcggaaggagaaaaagcgACGCATGGTTGGGGGATGA
- a CDS encoding hypothetical protein (putative), whose amino-acid sequence DQKLEDICNSIDNLKRNISKYKRTFHYCLNFNNIKNVIVLTLEEMSMNSDKLELNKMLNEYLNKLESRGQIKKRQKKINVKIIDNNIVLDTNPRKKRRKHDGGRSYRKYSSSDVMGKKAGKKKRKNSSDRNSSNSSLLLQIPNGRSTKAKETAMSPNETHIESNAVLRKGHRKDDSDLNIYTDNESCYDGGELNQSYTKSDYSSRHANNDSHRGTHGHRADGRFARDATLERGSRSPYYDSTISTSSSGGSGSSGRSSSGRSRSGRSRSNRRGGSNRRSGRSGRSKRSDSGSSSSGSGDSCLRSGRAGRAQKNLHRRAKRGEKRGEKRPAHKGTPLQGGNNPNEENQSAENILMMNEYNTERLIFFFNLLNGNNLFYYLSLHYLVKNEKIMDILHFFPLKYLLDLLILYDLKDYIKFKTIIRVFRIIYEFKDFSPTVQNHLFFNRKNYYLDNADFMNFDFVCKFLTISKTDLLTKKYGGDNRTCRGDSYGDIFLPPSVMKRKRRKNYAIEEGEEYSFSDGERTQQRRSVRERERERKRERKRGVRDNLLHCVRSAFSVLNLRNTVRSFPTLMKNLLNRILISLIGKYSYLRNDQNGKEHKSITYYALRFIFNNLKNVTLGYSKSSYFSYTINDPIELYNMSIHNFILYHIYDLAVRTKELTIKSSCFKLLKYLLTEYYYYPDVFNEKAHELINSDIKLNNLFVKNVILDFVSFNIMICHLQKELTSDVNVLNHLDLFNYSIKSIANYLIGYKNNSIFFLMDKKMVKSLLIKLTFMMPFIYKLKIPACVVRLYIRVIKSLDKDILDMIHNFNKIELIYDSLFYIIIRHFIYFFLNMNIELDEEASNILSSTYKSGLSRNSWHGGSHIRVTNEGENPVDGQPSEKNNDSGDFFDNLDDEDEGKQHGERGESPQGNKRYLTVEDAYGEEEQQQQEQHSSDSEGEIDHSSSEASGGAASGTVSGDDSGNDRGDDSGNDRGDDSGNDRGDGSGNDRGDDSGNDRGDDSSDDRGDDSGNDRGDDSDGEDSANALHCAAQGTENTANTNSMSDVQYLRKIITENGSFNLENNYFVNYSLYILHKEHYSIYVFFSSFFKNVLKEYREISRGHT is encoded by the coding sequence GATCAGAAATTAGAAGACATATGTAACTCCATAgacaatttaaaaagaaacataagCAAGTATAAGAGGACCTTTCACTACTGCTTAAATTtcaataacataaaaaatgtgatcgTTCTCACTTTGGAAGAAATGAGCATGAATTCGGATAAACTGGAATTGAACAAAATGCTGAATGAGTACCTTAACAAGCTAGAAAGCCGGGGACagataaagaaaaggcaaaaaaaaatcaacgtGAAAATTATTGATAATAACATCGTTCTTGACACCAATCctaggaagaaaagaagaaaacacgatggaggaagaagttaCAGAAAATATAGCTCAAGTGATGTTATGGGTAAAAAAgctggaaagaaaaagaggaaaaactcCAGTGATCGGAATAGTAGCAATTCGagtttgcttcttcaaatcCCAAATGGAAGGAGCACCAAGGCGAAAGAAACAGCTATGAGTCCGAACGAGACCCATATCGAAAGCAACGCTGTTTTAAGGAAGGGACATAGGAAGGATGATAGCGACTTGAATATTTATACTGACAATGAGAGTTGCTACGATGGGGGGGAACTAAATCAAAGTTACACGAAGAGCGATTACAGCTCGAGGCACGCCAATAATGATAGTCACCGCGGGACGCATGGGCACAGGGCGGACGGACGTTTTGCGAGGGACGCCACGCTCGAAAGGGGGAGCAGGAGCCCCTACTACGACAGCACCATCAGCACGAGCAGCAGCGGGGGGAGTGGCAGCagtgggagaagcagcagtGGTAGAAGCAGAAGtggcagaagcagaagtaacaggagagggggaagtaatagaagaagtggaagaagtggaagaagcaaaagaagcGACAGtggcagtagcagcagtggCAGCGGTGACAGCTGCTTGCGCAGTGGTCGCGCGGGGAGAGCGCAGAAGAACCTGCACAGAAGAGCCAAGCGGGGAGAGAAGCGGGGAGAGAAGCGGCCAGCCCATAAGGGAACGCCACTGCAGGGAGGAAACAACCCAAACGAAGAAAACCAATCGGCGGAAAATATCCTGATGATGAACGAGTACAACACAGAAAGgctaattttctttttcaatcTATTAAAcggaaataatttattttactaccTATCACTTCACTATTTAgtaaagaatgaaaaaattatggacattttacatttcttccccctgaAGTATCTCCTAGATTTGCTCATTCTATACGATTTGAAAGACTACATAAAGTTCAAAACGATTATTAGGGTATTTAGAATTATATATGAATTTAAAGATTTTTCTCCTACCGTTCAGAACCATCTGTTTTTTAATCGAAAGAATTACTACCTAGACAACGCTGATTTTATGAATTTCGATTTTGTATGTAAGTTTCTAACTATCAGTAAGACGGACCTATTGACAAAGAAGTATGGCGGTGATAATAGGACGTGTAGGGGGGATAGCTACGGTGATATATTCCTACCGCCCAGTGTgatgaaaagaaagagaaggaaaaattacgCTATagaggaaggggaggagtATTCCTTTTCCGATGGGGAGAGAACTCAACAGAGAAGATCAGTCAgggaaagagaaagagaaagaaaaagggaaagaaaaagaggcgTTAGGGATAACCTTTTACATTGTGTAAGAAGCGCCTTCTCCGTCCTGAACCTGAGGAATACAGTTAGAAGCTTTCCAActttgatgaaaaatttactgAACAGAATTTTAATAAGTCTAATAGGAAAATATAGCTACCTAAGGAACGACCAGAATGGGAAGGAACATAAAAGTATAACTTATTATGCTCTCCGATTTATCTTcaataacttaaaaaatgtaactctGGGATATAGCAAATCGTCGTACTTCAGTTACACCATTAATGACCCAATAGAACTTTATAACATGAGCATCCACAATTTTATCCTGTATCATATCTACGATTTGGCTGTCCGAACCAAAGAATTGACAATAAAAAGCTCCTGCTTCAAATTGTTGAAATATTTGCTAACTGAATATTATTACTACCCGGATGTTTTCAACGAAAAGGCACATGAATTAATTAATTCTGATATCAAACTGAAtaatttgtttgtaaaaaatgtcattctgGATTTTGTTTCCTTCAATATTATGATCTGTCACCTTCAGAAAGAACTAACATCAGATGTGAACGTATTGAACCACCTGGACCTTTTTAATTACTCTATTAAATCCATTGCCAATTATTTAATAGggtacaaaaataattccattttttttctcatggaTAAGAAGATGGTAAAATCGCTACTTATTAAATTAACCTTCATGAtgccatttatttataaattaaaaatccCAGCATGTGTTGTTAGACTCTACATTCGAGTTATTAAATCTTTGGACAAAGACATTCTAGACATGattcacaattttaataaaatagagCTTATATACGACAGCTTGTTCTACATCATCATAcgccattttatttacttctttttaaatatgaatattgaATTAGATGAGGAGGCCTCTAATATTTTGTCCTCCACATATAAGAGCGGCTTGTCGAGGAATTCCTGGCACGGTGGTAGCCACATTAGGGTAACCAACGAGGGGGAGAATCCAGTGGATGGTCAGCCCAGCGAAAAGAATAATGACAGTGGGGACTTTTTCGACAATTTGGACGATGAAGATGAAGGTAAGCAACATGGGGAGAGAGGAGAGTCACCGCAGGGGAATAAGAGGTACCTCACCGTGGAGGACGCGTACGGTGAGGAGGAgcaacagcagcaggagcagcactCGAGCGACAGCGAGGGGGAGATCGACCATTCGAGCTCGGAGGCCTCCGGTGGAGCGGCCAGCGGCACCGTTAGCGGTGACGATAGCGGGAATGATCGCGGTGACGATAGCGGGAATGATCGCGGTGACGATAGCGGGAATGATCGCGGTGACGGTAGCGGTAATGATCGCGGTGACGATAGCGGGAATGATCGCGGAGACGATAGCAGTGATGATCGCGGTGACGATAGCGGTAATGATCGCGGTGACGATAGCGATGGGGAAGACAGCGCAAACGCTTTGCACTGCGCCGCCCAAGGGACGGAAAACACAGCCAACACAAACAGCATGTCAGATGTCCAGTACCTCCGAAAAATTATAACCGAAAACGGAAGCTTCAACTTGGAAAATAACTACTTTGTTAATTACTCCCTGTACATCCTTCACAAGGAGCACTATTCtatttacgtttttttttcctccttttttaaaaacgtgcTCAAGGAGTATAGGGAGATATCGCGTGGGCACACATGA